From the Mycobacterium noviomagense genome, the window TGTGCTTTGTCGGCGCGGCGGTGCTGCTGTACGTCGACATCGATCGACGGCGCGGACGCAGCAGGCGGCGCAGGTCGTGGGCGCGCTCACACGGCTTCGACTACGAACCGGAGAACAGCGAACTGCCCCAGCGCTGGAAGCGCGGGGTGATGTCGACGGTCGGTGAGATCCCGGCCCGCAACGTCGTGCTTGGCCAGATCCGCGGCGAGGCGGTGTACATCTTCGACCTCGAAGAAGTCGCCACTGTCATCGCGCTGCACCGCAAGGTGGGCACCAGCGTCGTCGTCGACCTGCGGCTCAAGGGTCTCAAAGAGCCCCGGGAGAGCGACATTTGGCTGCTGGGAGCGATCGGGCCGCGGATGGTGTACTCCACCAACCTCGACGCCGCCCGCCGGGCCTGCGACCGGCGCATGGTCACCTTCGCGCACACCGCGCCGGATTGCGCCGAGATCATGTGGAACGAGCAGAACTGGACCTTGGTGAGCATGCCGGTCACCAGCGGCCGGGCCGAATGGGACGAGGGCCTGCGCACCGTGCGCCAGTTCAACGACTTGCTGCGGGTGTTGCCGCCGGTGCCGCAGGAAGTGTCGAAGCCCGCACCCCGCCGTAACGCGGCGCCGAGCCGCCCGCTGGCCCCGGCCGGCCGTGCCGAGTTGCCGCCGCGGCGCGGTGACACCGTGCCCCCACCTGATGCGGTTCGCCGCGCACCGGCCGACCCGGGCCGCCCGGACACGGGACGCGCGGCGCCCACCCAGCGCCCGCCCACCGGACGCAACGGTCAGCAGGCGCCGCACTACCAGCGGTGACGGCTCCGGGCCTGCGTTGTCGCCTTCGCTACGCTGTCGGTCATGCCCCGCCCTGTCGCCCTGATCACCGGACCGACGTCTGGAATCGGCGCCGGGTATGCGCGCCGCTATGCGGCCGACGGCTTCGACCTGGTGCTGGTCGCCCGCGACACCGCCCGGCTGACGCAACTGAGCGCCGAATTGCGCGACGAAGCCCGTTGCGGCGTCGAGGTTTTGGCCGCTGACCTAGCCGATGCCGCCGATCGCGGCAAGGTCGCCGACCGGCTGGCCGCCGGGGTGCGGGTGCTGGTGAACAACGCCGGCTTCGGCACGTCCGGCGAGTTCTGGACCGCCGATCCCGACCTGCTGCAAGCACAGCTGGACGTGAACGTGACCGCGGTGATGCAGCTGACGCGCGCCGCGCTGCCGCCCATGCTCGACGCCGGGGTGGGCACCGTGATCAACGTCGCCAGTGTCGCCGGGTTGCTGTCGGGCCGCGGATCGACGTACTCGGCGTCGAAGGCGTGGGTGGTGTCGTTCACCGAAGGGCTGGCCGGCGGGCTGAAAGGCACCGGCGTCGGCGTGCACGCGGTGTGCCCTGGATACGTGCGCACCGAATTTCATTCCCGGGCCGGGATCGACATGGAGTCGCTGCCGTCGTTCATGTGGCTCTCGGTCGACGACGTGATCCGGGAAAGCCTGGCCGACATCGCCCGCGGAAAGGTGCTCAGCATCCCCGGCGCGCAGTACAAGGCGCTGGTTGGTGCCGTACGGATCATGCCGCGAACCCTGGCGCGGGCCGCTGTGAACGCGATGGGCCGGGGACGTGGGCGCACCTGACCTGACCGTCACCGACCGCGAGGAGTTGGCCGAGCTGGTGCGCCGGCTTTCGGTGCGGCGTGGCAACTTCACGCTGTCCTCGGGGAAGCAAGCCGACTACTACGTCGACCTGCGCCGCGCCACCTTGCACCACCGCGCCGCCCCGCTGATCGGCCGGCTGATGCGCGAACTCACCGCCGATTGGGACTACGCCGCGGTCGGCGGCCTGACGTTGGGCGCCGATCCGGTCGCCACCGCCGTCATGCACGCGCCCGGCCGACCGATCGACGCGTTCGTGGTTCGCAAATCGGTGAAAACCCATGGCATGCAACGACTTATCGAAGGCGCCGACGTCTCCGGGCTGCGGGTGCTGGTGGTTGAGGACACCAGCACCACCGGCGCGTCGGCGCTGACCGCGGTGCGCGCGGTCCGCGACGCCGGCGGCCAAGTGGTCGGGGTGGCCACGGTGGTCGACCGTTCCACCGGCGCGGCCGAAGCCATCGAAGCCGAGGGCTTGCCCTACCGCAGCCTGCTGGGTCTGGCGGATCTGGGACTGGCCTAGAGAGCGTCGTGCGGGCTGTCACTGCGGTGTTGACGACGCTGGTCGTGGCGTGGACGGCGGCCTGCTCGAGCGCGAACCACCGGATCTACCGCGCGCCGACCGCGCGGCTGGGGGAGTCGCTGGTGGTGCTGGGCTGGAACATGTCGGTGTCCAACCTGCGCTGGAACGCCGACTACGTTCTGGTCGATGTCGATGCCGCACCGACTGACCCGTCGGCGCCGCACGCCAAACCCGACGACATCCGGTTCGGGCTCTACGGCGCATTGGCGCACCCGATGGAGGCCACCGGTGTCGGTAGCTGCGAGCACGTGAAAAATGTTGTCGTGCAATCGTTGTCGACGCCCACGCCTGACCGGATCACCGGCACGGTATGTCTGGGTCCGCTGACGGATCGCAGCGCTGTGCGCGGCGTGTACACCTACTCGCCCCGCGAGCGGCTCCCCGGCACCGCAGCGGCTTATCCGGCGGCGTTTCCGATGGGCATGCTGCCGACCACCCAGAACGACACCGGCCTGGTGGTCAAGACCACCAGTGTGTCGGCCTGGCGCGCCGACGGCACACAGCTCAGCCAGGCGTCGCTCGGTGATCCCGGGGTCTTCACCGGCAGCGGCTACATGCTGCTGGGGTTGACGGTCGACGCGGTCGCCGCCCGCTACCGCGACGACTCCGCCGCCCGCGGCGGCCCGATGATGCTGGTCGTCGCGCCCACCCTGCCCAGCCCGGGGCTGGGCCCGGCCTGCGCGGCCTACGGGGCGTCGGTGCTGATCCTGCCCGAGGCGTCGCTGGACGCGGTGCACGTCAGCCCGTCGCTGTGCACCCAGGGCGAGATCAACCAGGCGGTGCTGTATGCCACGGTGTCGGTGGTAGGCACCCATGCCGCAGTCTGGACCGTCAAATGACCGACCCGGGCCCCACCGAGTGGGGCGTACCGGCCAGCGGCGTCGGCCCGTGGGAAGGTCCGCTGCCGAGCGACCCTCGCTACGACCCGGCGCTGTTGCGCGAGGGTGACACCCGCAACGTCGTCGACGCCTACCGGTACTGGACGCGCGAGGCGATCATCGCCGACATCGACAAGCGCCGGCACCCGCTGCACATCGCGATCGAGAACTTCGGCCACGACGCCAATATCGGCGCGGTGGTGCGCACCGCCAACGCGTTCGCGGTCGACACCGTGCACATCGTCGGCCGGCGGCGCTGGAATCGCCGCGGCGCCATGGTCACCGACCGCTATCAACGGCTGTGCCACCACGACACCACCGCCGAGCTGATGGACTTCGCAGCGCACGCGGGGCTGACCGTCGTCGCCGTCGACAACATTCCCGGCGCTGCCCGCCTAGAGCAGACCGCGCTGCCGCGGCAGTGTCTGCTGGTGTTCGGACAGGAAGGCCCGGGGATCACCGACGACGCGAAAGCGGCTGCGGCGCTGACGGTATCGATCGCTCAATTCGGCTCGACCCGCAGTATCAACGTGGCCGTCGCCGCCGGAATCGCAATGCACGCCTGGATCGTCCAGCACGGAAATTTCTCCCGCGCGTGGTAGGGCGCTGGTGTCCTCAGGGGTATTCGGCTCGGACTTGCTGCGTGCCGTCGGTTGCCTGGTAGGCCGCGAATGGCCCGTAGGTCTCGGTCACCAATTGCCGGCGTCGAACAGGAAGATGGCTGTTGAGTGCGGGTCTATCCCCGCGTACGGCCCGGCGCCGCCGCATGAACTGGAGCCGCCGTTCCAAGCCGATTTGAGGACCACGGTCAGCACCGGGGGAACCGTGGGATCGGCAAGGCACCCGCTACGGCATGATCAGCAGGTATGGAACAGGTCTGGGCCAACCGGGCAGCCAGCGCCGAAGCCGCGGTCACTCGCCGGCATCTCAAACGACTGTGGGCCCTGCCGGGCACCCAGCTCGGCGTGGTGGCCTGGCCGCCGGCCCGCCGCGACCGCATGTTCGGGCACTGGCACTACTGGTGGCAGGCTCACCTGCTGGACTGCCTCATCGACGCACAGCTGCGTGATCCAAACCCCGAGCGCCGCAAGAGGATTCGCCGCCAGATCCGCTCGCACCGGCTGCGCAACGTCGGTAGGTGGATCAACGACTACTACGACGACATGGCGTGGCTGGCGTTGGCGCTGGAGCGCGCTTCCCGGCTGGTCGGCATCGACTGCCACCGGGCCCTGGACAAGCTGACCGACCAGTTCGTCAAAGCGTGGGTGCCCGAGGATGGCGGCGGCATCCCCTGGCGCAAACAAGACCAGTTCTTCAACGCCGCAGCCAACGGCCCGGCCGGAATCTTTTTGGCCCGCTATGGCGATCGGCTCAAACGGGCGCAGCAGATGGCCGACTGGATCGACGCCACGCTGATCGACCCGGAGACGCATCTGGTGTTCGACGGCATCAAAGCCGGTTCGCTTTCGCGCGCCCAGTACACCTACTGCCAGGGCGTAGTGCTCGGCCTGGAAACCGAATTGGCCGCGCGCACAGGCGATCCCCGGCACGCACCGCGAGTTTATCGGCTGGTCGACGCGGTCGATAAAGAAATGGCGCCAGCCGGGGTGATCAAGGGCGCCGGCGGTGGCGACGGCGGGCTGTTCGGCGGGGTCACCGCCCGCTACCTGGCTCTGGTGGCTACCACGCTGCCCGGTGATTCCGCCGACGACGTAGCCGCCCGCGACACCGCCCGAAAGCTGGTGCTGTCCTCTGCCCAGTCGGCGTGGGACTACCGCCAGACCGTCGGCGGGCTGCCCGTGTTCGGGCCGTTCTGGGATCGCACCGCCGAACTGCCCAGCACGGCCGGCGCGCAGGCGGAGTTCGTCGAAGGCGCGGTCACCGGCTCGGAGGTGCCCGAACGTGACCTGTCGGTGCAGCTGTCCGGGTGGATGCTGATGGAGGCCGCCTATAACGTGACTGCGGATAACGTGTCTGCCGAATCGTCGGACGAGTAGAGGAGCAACTACGTGAAAAAGGTCCACCCCGACGCTGCGTCAGCTCTGAATGGCTTGTTGAAGGACGGCATCACGATCGCGGCCGGCGGCTTTGGCCTTTGCGGCATCCCGGAAAACCTCATCCACGCGCTGGTGGACAGCGGCGTCAAGGACCTCACCATCGTCGGAAACAACGCCGGCGTCGACGATTTCGGGATGGGTCTACTGCTCAAGGGCCGCCAGGTGAAGAAGGTGATCGCCTCCTATGTAGGGGAAAACAAGGAGTTCGAGCGCCAGGTGCTGGCCGGCGAGCTCGACCTCACGCTCACCCC encodes:
- a CDS encoding glycoside hydrolase family 76 protein — encoded protein: MEQVWANRAASAEAAVTRRHLKRLWALPGTQLGVVAWPPARRDRMFGHWHYWWQAHLLDCLIDAQLRDPNPERRKRIRRQIRSHRLRNVGRWINDYYDDMAWLALALERASRLVGIDCHRALDKLTDQFVKAWVPEDGGGIPWRKQDQFFNAAANGPAGIFLARYGDRLKRAQQMADWIDATLIDPETHLVFDGIKAGSLSRAQYTYCQGVVLGLETELAARTGDPRHAPRVYRLVDAVDKEMAPAGVIKGAGGGDGGLFGGVTARYLALVATTLPGDSADDVAARDTARKLVLSSAQSAWDYRQTVGGLPVFGPFWDRTAELPSTAGAQAEFVEGAVTGSEVPERDLSVQLSGWMLMEAAYNVTADNVSAESSDE
- the ttfA gene encoding trehalose monomycolate transport factor TtfA, with the protein product MVPLWFTLSALCFVGAAVLLYVDIDRRRGRSRRRRSWARSHGFDYEPENSELPQRWKRGVMSTVGEIPARNVVLGQIRGEAVYIFDLEEVATVIALHRKVGTSVVVDLRLKGLKEPRESDIWLLGAIGPRMVYSTNLDAARRACDRRMVTFAHTAPDCAEIMWNEQNWTLVSMPVTSGRAEWDEGLRTVRQFNDLLRVLPPVPQEVSKPAPRRNAAPSRPLAPAGRAELPPRRGDTVPPPDAVRRAPADPGRPDTGRAAPTQRPPTGRNGQQAPHYQR
- a CDS encoding TrmH family RNA methyltransferase is translated as MTDPGPTEWGVPASGVGPWEGPLPSDPRYDPALLREGDTRNVVDAYRYWTREAIIADIDKRRHPLHIAIENFGHDANIGAVVRTANAFAVDTVHIVGRRRWNRRGAMVTDRYQRLCHHDTTAELMDFAAHAGLTVVAVDNIPGAARLEQTALPRQCLLVFGQEGPGITDDAKAAAALTVSIAQFGSTRSINVAVAAGIAMHAWIVQHGNFSRAW
- the pyrE gene encoding orotate phosphoribosyltransferase encodes the protein MTVTDREELAELVRRLSVRRGNFTLSSGKQADYYVDLRRATLHHRAAPLIGRLMRELTADWDYAAVGGLTLGADPVATAVMHAPGRPIDAFVVRKSVKTHGMQRLIEGADVSGLRVLVVEDTSTTGASALTAVRAVRDAGGQVVGVATVVDRSTGAAEAIEAEGLPYRSLLGLADLGLA
- a CDS encoding SDR family NAD(P)-dependent oxidoreductase — protein: MPRPVALITGPTSGIGAGYARRYAADGFDLVLVARDTARLTQLSAELRDEARCGVEVLAADLADAADRGKVADRLAAGVRVLVNNAGFGTSGEFWTADPDLLQAQLDVNVTAVMQLTRAALPPMLDAGVGTVINVASVAGLLSGRGSTYSASKAWVVSFTEGLAGGLKGTGVGVHAVCPGYVRTEFHSRAGIDMESLPSFMWLSVDDVIRESLADIARGKVLSIPGAQYKALVGAVRIMPRTLARAAVNAMGRGRGRT